In Camelina sativa cultivar DH55 chromosome 13, Cs, whole genome shotgun sequence, the genomic window acaacACATAGACTTGAAACAAACCTCGTGGTGTAAAACAAAGGGTGAAACACAAAACTTACCCAATTTACGACTTTTCTCAGCGAGAACACCTAAATAACGGGTAACCCTGTCAAGCTTTGCATTAGAATACTCCTGCAGATCAGTAGCTTCTTGTCTCAACTCCAAGTAATCTTCTTTCGCAAGCTGTTCAACCAAGTCACATACTTTTCTTAACAACACTAAATCTTCCATCAAATCCCACAAATATATGATGATATAACATCTAGAGACTCAACTTACACTTACgagaaataaaaagaagctAATTAAACTCAAAACCCAATCCAAGTATACTATGGAGTGAAAAAAAGGAAGTGACAAATGTAAATCACCTTAACTTTATCCTTTAATCCGTTAACCTTAGAGGCAAGCGCTTGCTTAGGCGGAAGGGAAGGGGTGGAAATCGAGTTCCTCCGAAGCAGCGGACCAGTCGAACGGTGACCGCCGGCATCCAATAACGAAgcattagaagaagaagacttccTGGGTTCGAACCCACTCACCTCCCAGTTCCACCTATTATTGTTGGTTTTATTCCTTTGATCCCCCATttcatccaaacaaaaaaaaaaaaaaactcaccaaacAATTAAAAGCAGCTGCTTTTTGAAATTGGAAGCGGAAGAAGAattcaaaagtttttgaaaattattttttctagattttgattttggctTCTCTCacttcggatttttttttttatttttccctcgGGTCTGGTTAGTATACAAAaacattccaaaaaaagaaaaaaaaaaaaaaatgaaaggcgGAGAAGGTCCCTTTTGATGAACTTCATACGACGTCGTCCACtgtgagagaaaaagaaaaattcaatttttttttaaattcgaGAAAAATTGAATAACGCCGATGATGCCTTTTGAGACACAAATATTTTGTGATCTGCGTTACTTCACGACGCCTTATCGTGTTCGTTTTCGTTGATATATAAATCTCACTACCAAACAACTACGTTGACTTTTCTTATATGTTAATGTTTTTGGATAAagtagattttataatttcagtTAATCACATAATTCTAATTTctatcttttgaaaaaaatagcTAACTTATTAAACTTTTTCATTTATTCTGTGTCACGAATGCTACTACTATGTACCAAGAGTGAGAACTAGGAACAATAattttttcgttttaatttaGAAACCACATTACACTTGTCACTTAATAGCATCCTGCATAAGTTCGAGTAATCGCGGAGGAAGTAAAACGCTCAAACAAACCCTTGAATGCTAAAACAAAAGACGAGTTAGAGTAGTACATGAAAGAACAAGACAAGAAGAGAAAGCAGCTGATGAGCTTTTCGGTCTCTTCTAAAGCGCGCTTTTCATTCCCTCTTGGATTTCGAGAGAGCTCTTTTTCGCTGACCAAGCATGTACCTGTACATGTGTGGACTACCTGCAACAGCCAAACTACATTATTAGTTGTGGGATCACAACTGATACAGAGGTTCATGTCatatattctttataaaaacGTCATATGGGTTTGTGCCTGGGACATATATTGCAAGGACAACTATTGCTGCATAGAAGTAGTCGAATGAGAAGTTCAGTGTGTTAGGCATCCTAACGCTGTACATCTCCGATGtctgcagaaaaagaagaagaagcaaaagaaaccaTTCAGGAATCAACCATATATACATACTCTCCCCTGTTCCCAGTGAAATAGAATCCGAAACTTGTAACTCGGCATCAAAGTCAAACTTTTAAGCTTATCTATGGAGGATCTTACAGTGAAGTATTTCAAGTCAACAAACAGTTCCTGTATACTTAAATCTGAGGGAAATGGCTTTAACAGTTCCATGTCTACTCTAAGAGCTTTAAATTCTAACACACAAATGGGTGTAACGACATGTAATAGGTCATGTTCACAATGACGGATGGAAGGATTCTGGCTACCACCCTCACCAATTTAACCTAACTAACTCAATACTTGGTTCTATATAATCTTATACAAGACACAAGCGACACTACCCATGGGAAAAAGTGGATTAAGTGATGATCGAAGAAACCTAGCATATACTAAGGAAACATCTAACAAGGCCTCAATGGTTCAAATTGGTATATTGTGAAGAAAAggtttttcctcttttctaaGAATTGACATGAGCGCCTGTTACCTTGATGTGAGGTAAGGCAAGGTAGATAAGACCAACTTCACTGGTGATACCGGTAGGGTATAGCAACAAAAAGCTGCTGTATCTGAAAAGATTAAcgagagaaaaataaatgagacGAGACTTTCAGATTCATCTATCTTTCAATGTGTATTATATATTGCACATGAATGGAATACCTGAGCCACAAGTGCCATGAAGGAGCAAAGCCTAGGGCTTCCTTAAAGCCAAAAAAGGAGTAGCGAATAATCTGCAATAGTAAgcaaatttgaaacttttaggCGCCTCTGAGTGAAGTTTTCAATCAAACATATGAACTAAAGCACGTgatcctaaaaaaaatttactaggATAAGATTTCAACCAAAATGGAGTAAAAAGTAAGAAAGGATCTTTAAGGTCTAAATGTTATTTCAAAGAGTCATATGTAAGTCAAAATATTGTCTGCCAGACATAATAACAGCGAATCTCTTGGTCTGTACTTCAACAAAACATGTGACAGGTAACTTCCAAAGCATCAGGAAGAGAAGCAAGCAACGTTTTAGACATATCAGATTCCAGACATACAATGAAACTGGTAAATATCTATTACTAAGAGTTATATTCAATGGTTCTAACAAAGTCAGAACGAAGACTAGAATTAATCACCTCTGTGATGGACCAGCTTATAACCAGTGACGTGACCAAAAAATGAGATCGGACCTGAAatttaaaagtaacaaaaatcaAACGATCAAATCATGAAAACTgcaacaatgaagaagaaattaataaaCTCGTAATGCTGGTAACTCTCTAAGTTAACCTCTGGGAAACTGTAAAGGATGCCCCAAGTGAGAAATAGCCTTGAACCTATCTGTGGCAGAGTTGCAGAAACAGGAGATCTGACCAAACCTATTCGAGTTTAGAGACACAACAGAACAAAAATCAAGCAATGGTCTTGAAATGTTTTTAATCAAGATGGGGTAGTGCAAGTTTAAAGGATCAGATCACTCACCAACTAATCCATGAAGAATCTGCTCCAAACCCGGAAAATTCCAATAAATCCAGATTTGAATCAAGTAAAATCAAGCAGAGGAACAAAACAATCAGTTGCAGCAATTGTACACTAAAACATTCGcattctcttaaaaaaaaaaaaaaaaacactgattGGGTAGTCAGGGGATTCGAACCTCGAGAACGGCAGCAGTCTGAGCAAGCTGGAGAGGCTTCTCAATGGCGTCATAGACATTTTCATATCCCGTTTCCGTCAAAGTTTTTACCGCAAAGTACAAAACTTGAGCCCTAAAACCCAAAATGtcaccaaaatttaaaaaaaaaaaaaaaaaaaacagcaagaGAGTGAATAAGAATGGAGTCGAGGAGTTGGACTTGCCATCCAGCAAAGACGATCCAGTTATAGAGAGTGAGGTAAACACGCCTGACCACGGATAGAAAGCCCGCCATGGAAAGTTACTAATCGATAATTTTTGGCTGAGggaggaaagaaaagaagagtacaGTAGGGCTTTTATGGCGGAGtgatcggaggaggaggagcatttatgattttaatgtaCATCATCAATAGGAGGGAGAGAGACAGGTAAGCTACTTCTCAACCGTCTTCTTCggatatttattaatttaaaaccCCATAACTTCACCCAACTCTCACGAAACGACCCCTATATTTAATTACATAGCCATATCAACCCCACAACTTCCACAATTGTGGGAGCCTGGGAGGGAAATCATTAAAATTCACATTAATTTCAATCATAAATTACATCAaagagtgttaaaaaaaaaatagccaaCACTTTGATTGAATTCATCTCACTGCTCGCTCGAAGCATCCGAGCTTGGTTGAGATTGGCCATCTTTCTGTTCCTTATCTGCCACCAATGGTCCGTTTCCACCAGATCTGCGAGCACCAGTGAGTTCTTTAGTATCTGTTTCCACGGAAGAAGGATGTATCTCTTCTTCGATTGGAAGTGTTCTCTTTGAGCCCTCTAGTGCAACTCCCAGTACTATATTCTCTTCCAAAGCTGATATAGAAGCTGACGATGTCGAACCATCTGTTTCATCGGTCTTTGGTGACTTTATTGTGCTCCCACTTCTCTTGGCCTTTGCTTTCTCAGCTCCTGCTGTTTCTGTATCCTTTGGGGTGGTCGCCGGTTTAGAGACCACTTTGATACCTGGCTTTGCTACTGGTTCATCAGGTACTTTGTTGGTATCGGAAAACGGAGATTCTCCGACTTTTGCATTCTCCTTTGTGTCAGGAGGAGACGTTTCTTTTGACTTTGGACTCGAACCCTTATTTTCTTGCTCTGCGGTTGGTTTTGATGCACggttttgagattttgatttgtctTCTCCATTGATTTTGTAAGAGGGTTCGATTAGCATCAAAGGACGCCGAGAACCAACACCACCAGGTCCGTACATCGATTCCCCAAATGGCGCATTTTCCACGTCAGCTTCTGTGTACATCTTACGGATCGTACGAATTGGTGTAGCTAGACGTGCTCGATGGTGGCTTATGACTCTTAGAAGGTCCAACAATATAGCTTCCTGTTTCACCAATACAAGGAAACAAAGGCAATAAAGTCAATGGTTCCTGTGAACCTTGGGTAGATGATAAGATAAATAGACTTCAAGTTTACCTTAACACCCAAGTATTCTTCGTGATGACACGTCTTCACAAAGCAGGAGATCAGTATCTGTAAAGTAAAAACGAGAACCAGATGTAAGAAACAAGGCCGTCGAATGTTTCATGAAATATCTGATCATTACTTCAAGATGGGTGCAAAAGAAGAGATAGGTATTGAAGTCTAACCGAGAGGGCCTGGTTTTCTGGAATGACATTCTCCAAGAATACCCTTCTATGTAACCTCTGCTGCTCAACCATAGGATTCTTGGCCAATACTTTCCTCATGTCAGCTACAATGTTCTGTTTGGCGAAATTCAGAACAAGAATCAGCTAAAAGAACTCCATGATTGGCACTTCAAACTGTTTAAGGATTTAACGACCATATACGAATTAGAAAACGCACATTTATTTTGTTGACATCCAAGTGACTAATTGCTAGGTGAGTTTTGATACGCCAATGAGTTTTCTGAGTAAGATTTCTCACGACATTGACTGTGAACTTATGGTTCGGGATGTGGATTGCCTCACGGTCTTCACCTCTTATGATTGTTGGTGACCACCAACCAACATGCTGTAAATGCATTGCAACAAGCATTTCCGAAAGTTAGCTAGGAAAAAACAGTCATAATATCTAAGCTCAGAGATTCTAATACTAACCTCCACAGTACCAGAAACTTCATAACCTTCTATCTTTGTTTGAATCCACTCATTCAAAACAAATGGCCGGGTTGCATGAATCATAACACTTGAAAGAAAGTTTGTCAAAATctggaacaaaaacaaaactcagtTTCTATGAAATATCTTCTGCATGAATAGGGAAAGGAACCTTCCAAAGCGAACAGTGAATATTCTGAAGAACCCAGTAATCAAAATGAGAGTCAGGTTTCACCTCACGGCCAGCAAGAGTAATCAAAACTGTCCCAAGACCTCCAGCAGTGAGCCATTTTTGTGTAGAGAAACCCAGCAACTCCATAAAAAGTGATACCGCAGCAACCCATACAGCAGAATACACTGCTTTTCCAGCAAATTGAAATCCCATCTGTACACAGGGgaaaattagtaaaacaaatAGAGAAGCCAATTAAATTTTTCGATAGAGATTTCTGATCTTGCTTGCAGTAACACAAAGCTCAGACATGCAAGATACCAAACATCTTAAGAATAATAACTCTATAGAAAaggttataaaaatatttttttaagagtgTTACTTTACATACATTTCTTGTATCGCTCGGATTACTGGTTTCTATGAAGAGCTTTTGTGTTTGTTGGATAAGACTGCATGGGAACATCTAACCAGAATCAGAAGTCATGAGATGCCCACATAACAATTTCACGTGATAGAAGCCACTAAAATACGGAAACATAAGATGAAGACATAGTATTGTATTTAAAGAAGACAGTCCGCTTACCTGGATATGCAGTAAGCAAATGCAAGAACCGTCGATAGTGACctcacaaaattcaaaagtcGATCCTTCACAATTTTGCTAGCTTCTGTAGGAAGGACAATGGGATCTAATGCCCTATATAAGGAATAGTCACCATCGGTCAATTATCTCAACAAAGCACTTCAGATAAGGATAACACGAAAATATGTCAACAATTTAACTTCACAGAGTCCCAAAGAACTACTTGATAGATATACCTGCAGATGAATAGAGCTCCTAACCATAGTAGAAGAGGTTGAACATACGACGTCATAACATAATACGTACCACTTTTCTTCCAACCGTTATCATTCTTCTACAGTGTTTCAAAAGTAAAGATTCAGAATATCATATACAAAAGATACCACATTGCTTTGCCAACACAGaaatgaaaacattaaacacaaaaaaaagtgcATATAAACTTGAATGGCTGCACCTACATTGAGTAGTAGGTTTCTTCCTTGACGAACAACAGGCACTAAACCCCACAGGGAGAAAACAAGAAGAGCAACAGCTGGAACCAACTTATAAACAAAAGGGAATTGTTGTATCAACCCCTGTGACCTGCAAACCATGGAGTGAAACTATTTACAAAGTGTATTAAAAGGAACAAGAGAAATTAACAGAAACATATATGCACCCCTTCAGATTTCctcacaaaaaaatttcaaacttaCTAAGGGGAACCTATTATAATTTCACAATCTATTATAATTTCACAATCTATTATAGATCAACTAAAGAGAAACTATTATAATTTCACAATCTTCCAAGGTAATCATTCTGCATGTGATGATAACAAGAAGTCTTACTTTGCTAGCACCACAGAGACAGCTTTAACAGCAGGTTCAATTGCGTTGCTGCCTACAGAAAAGGAATGACACCGAAAAGCGGTGGTTCTTGATGGCACCGAACAAATAGGCCTACGAAGGTAATCCGAGAGTAGAATATTGTTGAAACCATGTTGGCCCAACTGTATACAGAAAAGTAATACGTTACTACATATCAGCAAACCAAAAATTTGACTGACTGAGAAAGTAAGTTTTCTTGAACAATTTACCGGAACAACTAATGAGAGAGGAGCCTTTGATATATGCATCCTCCTTTGATATATGGCACTCTAAAGAACAAGCAAATAtttagaaagagagaaaggaagaaaaaaattaaaagaaaaggactCCAGGGCTAAGAATGGAAGAAACATACATATTCTGGCTTATAGCACCCTTGGTTTCTGCAAAGTCCCATACCATGAGACAACTGCAACGTACCATAAAGGGCCATAGTCTGAGTAAAGTGAATGTGTTAGCCAGCGGCGTTAGGTAGCACCGATCATAAGCCTTGCAGCATAACAGAAAGAAATCAATGAATGCCCACACGAACCCTGCACTATAGAAATGAAGGACACCAAATTTAAACACATATGTAGAAAATCACAGTTCCAGTAAGTACAGCTATGGCAGATAGAAAGACccttaacaatattaaaaaaactgcAAATGAACTGAGAACAAACTAGAGCCTATGATAACACAAGACAATCCAACTCCATCAGCCTGtcatattttattcattaccaGAAACCTATAATCCCAACATGAACAACTAACTCAAATTAAAGCAGCCACTCTCATCTCGAGGAAACatccaaaatcagaaattacAGACCTAGATTCCTCAAAATCACAGACTAAAGGCATAAAATCCAAAATCGGAGTTTTACAATCAAAATTATTAggtaaagaaacaagaacatagCGAGAAACGCAAGGAAAACTTACCCTAGAATCAAAGAAAATCGAAGGAAGCAATcaaaaattt contains:
- the LOC104735060 gene encoding very-long-chain (3R)-3-hydroxyacyl-CoA dehydratase PASTICCINO 2 gives rise to the protein MAGFLSVVRRVYLTLYNWIVFAGWAQVLYFAVKTLTETGYENVYDAIEKPLQLAQTAAVLEILHGLVGLVRSPVSATLPQIGSRLFLTWGILYSFPEVRSHFLVTSLVISWSITEIIRYSFFGFKEALGFAPSWHLWLRYSSFLLLYPTGITSEVGLIYLALPHIKTSEMYSVRMPNTLNFSFDYFYAAIVVLAIYVPGSPHMYRYMLGQRKRALSKSKRE
- the LOC104735061 gene encoding mechanosensitive ion channel protein 2, chloroplastic produces the protein MALYGTLQLSHGMGLCRNQGCYKPEYSAIYQRRMHISKAPLSLVVPLGQHGFNNILLSDYLRRPICSVPSRTTAFRCHSFSVGSNAIEPAVKAVSVVLAKSQGLIQQFPFVYKLVPAVALLVFSLWGLVPVVRQGRNLLLNKNDNGWKKSGTYYVMTSYVQPLLLWLGALFICRALDPIVLPTEASKIVKDRLLNFVRSLSTVLAFAYCISSLIQQTQKLFIETSNPSDTRNMGFQFAGKAVYSAVWVAAVSLFMELLGFSTQKWLTAGGLGTVLITLAGREILTNFLSSVMIHATRPFVLNEWIQTKIEGYEVSGTVEHVGWWSPTIIRGEDREAIHIPNHKFTVNVVRNLTQKTHWRIKTHLAISHLDVNKINNIVADMRKVLAKNPMVEQQRLHRRVFLENVIPENQALSILISCFVKTCHHEEYLGVKEAILLDLLRVISHHRARLATPIRTIRKMYTEADVENAPFGESMYGPGGVGSRRPLMLIEPSYKINGEDKSKSQNRASKPTAEQENKGSSPKSKETSPPDTKENAKVGESPFSDTNKVPDEPVAKPGIKVVSKPATTPKDTETAGAEKAKAKRSGSTIKSPKTDETDGSTSSASISALEENIVLGVALEGSKRTLPIEEEIHPSSVETDTKELTGARRSGGNGPLVADKEQKDGQSQPSSDASSEQ